The DNA sequence GCATATCCATCCATAGTAGAACGACTAAAGGGCGGCATATCTTCCGGTGAGATAATGGGTTCAGCCAAAATGCGCCCGGTACCTTCTGTCAGAGAGATTTCTTCTGTAGGTCCAACCGGGAACTCGTTGATAATGGCGAATACCTCGTCGGATGTCTTGACCTTAAAGAATTCTTTCATTTTTGTCTCATAATAGAGTATCTTATAATATCTGCCTTACAAGGGACACAGAGATAAAAATTTCGAAACACTTTAGGTGGTTGAAACCGTTCTACACTCAGAAAAGGCTATTAATCTGGAACTCAGGAAATCAGGAAAAGATAGGCCCTCTTTATTTGGGTTTGCACTTCCCTGAGTTCCTGATTTCCAGATTTGATATGTTTCTTTGCAATCTTTATCATGCATTTTCAAAACGCTAAATTGTTACAAAAATTCGAAGTTCGAATTTTAAAGGGGTTGTCCATCATGTCTTCCGGGCTCATTAAATCATTCCCGGTCATTCAAGTCAATAAAAATGGCCGCCAGATGGTCTCAGACGAGGTGGCATGTGAGGCGTCTCGCCGTTTTTTTATAGACCGGAACCTGGTTGCTACGGTTAGCGTCTCACCTGCGGACCTGGAGGATTATGCCATCGGCCGCGTGGTGACGGATGGGTTTTTGGCCTTTGAGGAGATCGCCGAAGTCAATATCGACGAAGCTGGAATCCATGTACGCAGCAAAACCGGTGTAGCCGTTGGCGACAGACCGTCAAGGGATATTCCACCCATAGATTCGGCGCTACAGATTTCGGAAAGACAAGCCCTGTCCTGCGCCGGTTCTTTATCTTCCTTTGCAAGCTATTGGCAGAGGACGGGGGGATTGCACATTGCGGTCTTGTTTAACCGCCATAGCGAGCTGATCCGGGCAGCGGAAGATGTCGGGCGCCATAACGCGGTGGACAAGGTGGTGGGCTATGCCTTTAAAAACGGCCATAACCTTTCGGAATGTTTTCTGGTGTGCAGCGGCCGGCAACCGGAGGATATGGTGGCCAAGGTCGCCAAGGCAGGCATCCCCATTGTTATTTCACGCGCGGCAACTACCGATCGGGGCATTGCCCTGGCCGATAGGGTCGGCCTGACGTTGATCGGCTTTGCCCGGGAAGATCACTTTACCATTTACACTCATCCCGATAGAATTATCAAGTTTTCCTTATAATTAGGACTTTCCCTACATTCTTATGGAAGCCGTTGTTCCTGAGCGAAACTTGCTGGAGCAGTGGGGCGCCCTTCGAGGGCGAGCAGGAAGGGGAAAACCAGCCCGTTAGAGGCTGGAAGGGGCAAGCCTTCCCCGCCTGCGAGTCCCGAAAGGGTCGCTGCGCAAGCCGTGAAGCGAAGGAATGACAGCTTCCATTTCTAGAATGAAAAAATTGGATAAAAATTAACACGTTGACATAATATAGACCATCGATAATGATGGTTGCCATTCTCTATACTGTGGGCAAGTGTGTACAGGCACAACATATAGTGTGTCAATCTCATCCGGCAACAATATGATATTATTAATATTTGCTCATGTGTATATTTTAACAAAAAGTGAGTGTTCATTCATTTAGTCCTTGACAGGGACGGAATCTTACAGTATATAAAAAAGCTAAGTCTAAAAATAGATTCTTTGTGTTCTAAGCCTTTGGCTTGCAGATAATATTTAATGGAGGGGGGTGTTTTGGGGGATCGAGGTAAGAATATCATTTCATGTCTATTAAATGGTGAGGCGTAACGACGCATTACCACATTATTATTGATGAATCATAAGGAGGAAATAGAATGGCTTTAATTGAACCACATGGCGGGAGAGGTTTGGTATGTAGTTTACTGGAGGGGAAAGAGCGTGAAGCGGAGTTGACCAAGGCAAAAACCCTGAAACAGGTCCGGATCCATTCGCGGGCTACTTCTGACCTGATAATGATGGGTATCGGCGCCTTCAGTCCTTTGCACGGATTCATGACCAAGAAGGATTGGAAGGGTGTGTGCGAGAACTTCACGATGGCCGACGGCACCTTCTGGCCGATTCCCATTACGATTGATTGCAGCAAGGCAGATGCCGACGCGATCAAGCCGGACTCAGAGATCGCTCTGGTGGATGACGCTACCGGCACGATTATGGCGACGATGAAGGTGGTAGAGAAATACGAGATGACCGAGGCCGACAAGACCTGGGAATGTATGCAGGTCTTCACGACGGATGACGTCGCGGGCCATCCCGGTGCCGAGAAGGTCCATAAGCAAAAAGAAGTCAACCTGGCTGGACCTGTAAAGGTCTTGAGCGAACTGGACTACCCCACAAAGTTTGCCGGCATCTATAAGAAACCGGCCGAAGTGAGAAAGATTTTTCAGGATAAGGGATGGAGCCGTATCGCCGCGTTGCAGCTTCGTAACCCTATGCACCGCTCACACGAGTACCTGGCCAAGATCGCTATCGAGGTCTGCGATGGCGTTATCATCCATTCGCTGATCGGCGCTTTGAAATCCGGTGACATACCTGCTGACGTTCGTGTCAAGTGTATAGATGTCCTGGTTGAGAACTACTTCAATAAGGACATGGTGGTGCAGGCCGGCTATCCTATGGAAATGCGTTACGGCGGGCCGAGAGAGGCCTTGCTCCACGCCACGTTCCGTCAGAACTACGGTGTCACCCACATGCTTATCGGCCGCGACCACGCGGGTGTGGGCGATTACTATGGTATTTTTGATGCGCAGACGATCTTCGACAAGATCCCGAAGGGCGAAGGCGGAAAGTATCTCAAATGCAAACCGCTGAAGATTGACTGGACATTCTACTGCCATAAGTGCGACGGCATGGCCTCAATGCGCACCTGCCCGCACACCAAGGCGGACCGCGTCATCCTGAGCGGCACCAAGCTGCGCAAGATGCTGTCCGAGGGCGAGGAGGTTCCGGATCATTTTGGCCGTACCGAAGTCCTCGATATCCTGCGGAAATACTACTCAGGCCTGACCGAGAAGGTAGAGATCAAGCTGCAGAAGTTTGCTACTGGTGAGGAGATGAAGTAACCACGGCCTGAAGGTAATAGTATTCTTAATTACAGTTGCGTTGATCATGCCGGTATGGTGGCCATTCATAATGGGTGTCGCCATACCGGCATTTTTTTGCTTTGATCACAGGGGGGCAGGTTTTAATTTGCCCCGGAATCTTGTTCGAAAATCTTGGAATAGCCGGCTATGGAGATTAATGACAAAGAGGCTGTAGAGGCCCTGGCCAGGCAATATCTTGGTGAGGATTCTTCGCCAAAGGTATTCCGCTTCGTTAGCGCTGACATGGATTTTTTTGCCGTGGACTATAATGATATCCTGGCGCTGGGTGACAGGTATTACTTGATTCGCGGGGTAGAGACGGAGAAGCGTTTTGGGATCGAGGATGAACCCAAATACTGGGTGAAGAGGGTAGTGGATCTGCGGGACAATTATGTTAAAAAAATTATCAAATTCTGTTTTTTTGAAGAATTCGACAGCCATATTGGGGGGATAAAGTTTAAACTTGCGCGAAGCCCCGCCAAGGAAGCCCGCATTCTGAAAAAGGTGGAAGGACACCCGAACTTCATGCAGGGGCGTACGGTGGAACAGATACGTGGGAATCCTATCAGAGTTCTGGATTTCATTAATGGACCTTCTCTTTACGAACACCTCATGAGCCTGCGTGTGGAATATGATGAATATTTCTATCAAACCCTGCCTTCTCTGTTGGACAGGCTCATCGTTTGCTTCCGTGCCATGGGTTGGCTGCATGATCAGGATGAAGTGCACGGAGACATCAGGCAGGATCATATCCTCATCGACAAGGCGGACAGCTTGTTTAGGTGGATTGATTTTGACTACAACTACTCGACCAAAGGGTCGCGTTTCGGTTACGACATGTTCGGTCTGGGAAACATCCTGGCGGCTGTTGTGGGAGGCGGGAGTTGTACCTTGCAGCAGCTGAAGGCCGAGCGACCTGAAGTTCTGGACAGACTCTACTATGAAGACACAAATATTGTATGGTCAAACAGGGTAGTGAATCTAAAAAAAGTATATCCGCAGATACCGGAGGGTTTGAACCGGGTTTTGATGCATTTTTCGGCGGGCGCCACGGTCTTTTACGAAACGGTCTGGGAACTCCTTGAAGACTTGGAGGAGGCGCGGGCGGACCTGTAGTTTGGTAGTTCTCTATCTGTGGAGCGTTACCGATCCGACAGAGGAACTCAGATAAAAGAAAAAGGGGGGAGATACAATGGGAGAAGTGGACCCGGGAAAGAATATTCTCCTTAGTATAGATAATTCCGAGAATTCAAGGCGTGCCATCCGCTATGTGGCTAACATTGTGGGCTCATCCGGGGATTACCGCATAACTATACTGAATATTATTGAAGACATGGGCGAAGATTTCTTCCCTTCTGCCGCGGAAAGACAGACCCACATTGAGAAGCAAAAACAGACCTCCGCTGCCTTGTTGGCAGAGGCACGAAATATCATGAGAGAACATGCTGTGCCGGAAGAATGCATAAGGACAGAACAAGTAACTGCGCCTAGCGCATATATAGCCGAGTCCATAATCAGACACGCGCAACACGAAAACAAGGGTACGGTGGTTGTCGGCAGGCGGGGCATCTCAAAAAAAGAGGAGTTCCTGTTCGGCAGCGTCAGCAGCAAGATTGTTAACTATGCCAAGGACTGTACCGTGTGGGTTGTGGAGTAACTCATAGTCTTGCCATTATGACACTGTCTGTAAATACAGCCGGCTTCCCCGAGCTCTTCTACCGGGAAAGATACAGGTCTTTCCCGAAGCTGAAAGGCGTCCCGTGCGGTGTCGGTTGTGCATACAACTGCTGCGATCCCATTATTACTTCAATGGTTATCCCGAGAACCGTGGCCGGGAAAGACCTGCCCAACACCGTAGTAGCGGCCGGCGAGAACCTCCGGAAAGACATAGAAGGCAATCTTAACGTACTGACGCTTTACGGTTTTTTTGTAACTCCTTTTTTCTTTCCGGACTGTCTGGTCAAGGGGCCTGATTTTGGGATAACTAAAGATTTCAACAGGTACATTCAGGTTTATGTCCTGTTCACCTGCCCAAGGCTTACTCCGGAAGGACTTTGCTCAATATACAATCAGGAGAGGTTTAACCTCTGCGGGGGATTTAAGGGGTGTCCTGAATATTGTATTAAGGACAGTACCCCGGAGAGTTCTTTTTTGGTTCTTTCTTTCAACTACTGGCTGATGCGGAAGCTGATCGCCGTTTCCATAAGCAAGAGTGCAGAAGAGGCCATTGACGAATGGAAACGCAATGAAGCCGGCGGGATCAGGGCCTTCCTGCGCTCCAGGGGTGTATGCACCGATGCTTACCTTCCGGAGAGGCCATGTGAGGGGTGAGTCCATATGTTGTGCCTTATGTGTTCTTAAGTACAAGATATGGACAGGGAACGCATTGCATTACCTGTTGATATTCCGCCATTTTTCGTTTGGAAGACTCTTCTCTAAAAGTGAGCAATTATTCATTTTTTCTCTTGACATATTAACGGATGCCATATATAAAATGAGATACCATTCACTAGGTCTTATTTTGGAAGAATCAGGAGAAAGTGCTCGGCTGTGAGCTTTCTTGGGTGCCCGTCCGGCGCTGTGGGCAGAGGTTGTGTCCGCGGACGGGATGAGTCTTTAGAGCGATAATTTATATTGAGAGGGGGGATGATCAGAGAAAAATAAGAATGTATAGGGAGTGAGGTTTGTAGACGGAAACAAGCCTGTCAGTAGCACAACATAAATAGGAGGAAAAATTATGCCAAGTTTTGTAATTCCAGAGAAATGCGACGGTTGCAAAGGCGGTGAGAAGACCGCATGTATGTATATATGCCCCAATGACCTGATGGTGTTAAACACTGCGGAGATGAAGGCATACAATCAAGAGCCGGATGCGTGCTGGGAATGTTTTTCTTGCGTAAAGATATGTCCCCAGGGCGCCATCGAGGTCAGGTCATATTCGGACATTGTGCCTCTGGGCGGTTCTGTGGTTCCCATGAGAGCTTCCGATTCCATTATGTGGACGATTAAATTCAGAAACGGGAATCTGAAGCGTTTCAAATTCCCCATTCGGACGACACCTGAAGGTTCTATCAAACCCTTTGAGGGCAAGCCCGATCCGACGGCAGCCGATCTTGACAATGAACTGCTCTTTACTGAAATGGGCAAGACGATGACTACCCCGTAATTAGGCGTACCATTCAGAACTTTATACTTTTTAAGGAGGATATTAGCTATGGCATTACCAAACAAACCTTTAGGTGAACTCCCCGCAGTAGACAATCCGGAAATTGCGGAACATGAGTGTGATATTCTTATCGTGGGCGGCGGTATGGCTGCCTGCGGAACGGCCTTTGAAATTAAAAAATGGGCTCCGAACGCCAAGACTATTCTTGTGGACAAGGCTTCTTTAGAGAGAAGCGGCGCGGTAGCCCAGGGTCTTTCGGCCATCAACACCTACCTGGGTGAAAATAAGCCGGATGATTACGTAAGGATGGTTAGAAACGACCTCATGGGTATCGTCCGCGAGGACCTTATCTATGACTTGGGCCGCCACGTGGATGACTCTGTTGATCTCTTTGAAGAATGGGGACTTCCGATCTGGAAACAGAAAGGCGACGAAGGCAAGACCCTGAAAGGTGGCGGCAAGCCGGTCCGCTCCGGTAGATGGCAGATCATGATCAACGGTGAGTCCTATAAGTGTATAGTGGCTGAGGCCGCCAAAATGGCCTTAGGTGAAGAGAACATCATGGAGAGGATCTTCATCGTAAAACTGCTTCTGGATGCCAATAAGCCCAACACCATCGCCGGTGCAGTAGGCTTTAGCACCAGGGAAAACAAGGTCCACGTCTTTAAGTGCAAGACCATGATGGTAGCCTGTGGGGGCGCCGTCAACGTATTCAGGCCGCGCTCTACGGGTGAAGGTATGGGCAGGGCATGGTACCCGGTATGGAACGCCGGTTCCACCTATACCATGTGTGCCGAGGTCGGCGCTGAGCTGACCATGATGGAAAACCGCTTCGTGCCGGCCCGCTTCAAAGACGGCTACGGTCCGGTAGGCGCCTGGTTCCTTCTCTTTAAGGCCAAGGCCATGAACGCCCTGGGTGAAAACTACATGGCCAAGAATAAAGCCATGCTGGAAGAATATCCGCCCTACGGTCTGGCCAAGGTCCCGGCCACCTGTCTGAGAAACCATCTTATGCTGAAGGAAATGTTGGATGGTCACGGCCCGATTATTATTGATACGGCCACGGCCCTGCAGGAACTGGGCAAGACCATGGATGCCAAGCAGTTCAAACATCTGGAAGCGGAGGCCTGGGAAGACTTCCTGGATATGAGTGTCGGTCAGGCCGGTCTCTGGGCTGGTACGAACACTGAGCCGGAGAAGGTTCCTTCTGAGATTATGCCCACTGAGCCCTACCTCCTCGGTTCGCACTCCGGTTGCTGCGGTATCTGGGTAAGCGGCCCGAACGAGGACTGGGTCCCGGCGGATTACAAATGGGGTTACAACCGTATGACCACGGTAAACGGCCTCTTCACGTCCGGCGACGGCGTCGGCGCCTCCGGTCATAAATTCTCCTCCGGTGCCCATGCCGAGGGCAGAATTTGCGCCAAAATGATGGCTCGGTATATCCGGGATAACGCCGGATTAAAGCCGACTCTGAAGCGGAGCGCCAAAGAACTGGCTGATGAGATATATAAACCGGTAAAGACCTACAACCAGTTCAAGGGCGCCAGCACCATGTCTGACGTCAACCCGAACTACATCAAGCCCAAGCATTTCATGCTCCGTCTGATCAAGGCCAGTGACGAGTATGGGGCAGGCGCAAATGCCAACTATATGACCAGCGGCCCCATGCTGAAGAGATGTATGGAGCTTCTGGCGTGGCTGCGTGAGGACTCTGAGAAAATGGCGGCGGGCGATCTCCATGAACTCATGAGGGCCTGGGAACAATATCACCGCCTGGGTACGGTAGAGGCCCATATCCGCCACATGCTCTTCAGGGAAGAGACCAGATATCCGGGCTTCTTTTACCGGTCAGACTTCCCGAAGGTTGACGAAGTGAACTGGAAGTGCTTTGTCAACTCCAAGTACGATCCTGATAAGAAGGAATGGTCGGTATTTAAGAAGGAGTGGAAGCAGATCATTCCGGATTAATCGAGGTCAGAGGGAAGTGTTGAGTGCGTAACAAATGACAGACCAATGCCTCCAGGCGTTGTAAAAGACGCCTGGAGGTTTTTTGGTGTCCTTAGAGCGAGAAAAATCGACCATGGAGGAATAGCATGACATCTGGAACAGGTCCTGTAAGCGGAACCATACTAGTCGTGGGTGGGGGGATTAGCGGATTGACGGCTGCCCTGGAGGCGGCAGAGGTAGGATATGATGTTATATTGGTGGAGAAGAATCCATACCTTGGCGGCCGGGTAGCTCAGCTAAATAAGTATTTTCCAAAGCTATGTCCTCCAACATGCGGCTTGGAGATTAACTTCAAAAGAATCAAGACGAACCCCCATGTTAAGTTTTATACCCTGGCCGAAGTGGATAAGGTTTCAGGGAGTCCCGGCAACTATGATGTGTCTGTGAAAATAACCCCTCGATACGTAAATGAGAACTGTGTGGCCTGTAATGCCTGCGCTGAGGTGTGCCCGGTTACACGCGAAAATGACTTTAACTTCGGTATGAATACGAATAAGGCGGCATATAAGCCGCATGACATGGCTTTCCCGATGCAATATGTTATCGACGGAAAGATATGCCAGAAGGCAAGTTGTGCCAGGTGCGTTGAGGTTTGTAAATACGATGCTATCGATCTGAAGATGGAACCGAAAACCCTGGAACTGAAGGTCGGCAGCATAGTCTGGGCTACAGGTTGGAAGCCTTATGATGCTGCTAAGATGGATAACCTCGGATTCGGAAAATATAAAAATGTCATTACCAATATGATGATGGAGAGATTAGCCGCGCCCAATGGACCGACTGCGGGCAAGATTTTACGGCCTTCTGATGGGAAGGAGATAAAAAAGATCGCTTTTGTCCAGTGCGCCGGCTCCAGAGATGAAAACCATCTGCCATATTGTTCATATATTTGCTGTTTGGCCTCATTGAAACAGGCAACTTATGTGGCGGAACAGTATCCGGAAGCGAAAATCTCTATATACTACATCGATATTCGAACCCCCGGCCGATATGAAAATTTCTACCGTAAGGTCGCTGCCAATCCCAATATCACATTAATTAAAGGTAAGGTGGCGCA is a window from the Thermodesulfobacteriota bacterium genome containing:
- the aprB gene encoding adenylyl-sulfate reductase subunit beta — protein: MPSFVIPEKCDGCKGGEKTACMYICPNDLMVLNTAEMKAYNQEPDACWECFSCVKICPQGAIEVRSYSDIVPLGGSVVPMRASDSIMWTIKFRNGNLKRFKFPIRTTPEGSIKPFEGKPDPTAADLDNELLFTEMGKTMTTP
- the sat gene encoding sulfate adenylyltransferase, producing MALIEPHGGRGLVCSLLEGKEREAELTKAKTLKQVRIHSRATSDLIMMGIGAFSPLHGFMTKKDWKGVCENFTMADGTFWPIPITIDCSKADADAIKPDSEIALVDDATGTIMATMKVVEKYEMTEADKTWECMQVFTTDDVAGHPGAEKVHKQKEVNLAGPVKVLSELDYPTKFAGIYKKPAEVRKIFQDKGWSRIAALQLRNPMHRSHEYLAKIAIEVCDGVIIHSLIGALKSGDIPADVRVKCIDVLVENYFNKDMVVQAGYPMEMRYGGPREALLHATFRQNYGVTHMLIGRDHAGVGDYYGIFDAQTIFDKIPKGEGGKYLKCKPLKIDWTFYCHKCDGMASMRTCPHTKADRVILSGTKLRKMLSEGEEVPDHFGRTEVLDILRKYYSGLTEKVEIKLQKFATGEEMK
- the fdhD gene encoding formate dehydrogenase accessory sulfurtransferase FdhD, which encodes MSSGLIKSFPVIQVNKNGRQMVSDEVACEASRRFFIDRNLVATVSVSPADLEDYAIGRVVTDGFLAFEEIAEVNIDEAGIHVRSKTGVAVGDRPSRDIPPIDSALQISERQALSCAGSLSSFASYWQRTGGLHIAVLFNRHSELIRAAEDVGRHNAVDKVVGYAFKNGHNLSECFLVCSGRQPEDMVAKVAKAGIPIVISRAATTDRGIALADRVGLTLIGFAREDHFTIYTHPDRIIKFSL
- a CDS encoding CoB--CoM heterodisulfide reductase iron-sulfur subunit A family protein; this encodes MTSGTGPVSGTILVVGGGISGLTAALEAAEVGYDVILVEKNPYLGGRVAQLNKYFPKLCPPTCGLEINFKRIKTNPHVKFYTLAEVDKVSGSPGNYDVSVKITPRYVNENCVACNACAEVCPVTRENDFNFGMNTNKAAYKPHDMAFPMQYVIDGKICQKASCARCVEVCKYDAIDLKMEPKTLELKVGSIVWATGWKPYDAAKMDNLGFGKYKNVITNMMMERLAAPNGPTAGKILRPSDGKEIKKIAFVQCAGSRDENHLPYCSYICCLASLKQATYVAEQYPEAKISIYYIDIRTPGRYENFYRKVAANPNITLIKGKVAQIEEDPATKDVTVVAENTATGAKVHEKVDMAVLATGMQPAMAGTNISLNVPLNESSFVLADPQRGISACGCAKEPLDVVSCAETATGAAMKAIQTLVRR
- the aprA gene encoding adenylyl-sulfate reductase subunit alpha; its protein translation is MALPNKPLGELPAVDNPEIAEHECDILIVGGGMAACGTAFEIKKWAPNAKTILVDKASLERSGAVAQGLSAINTYLGENKPDDYVRMVRNDLMGIVREDLIYDLGRHVDDSVDLFEEWGLPIWKQKGDEGKTLKGGGKPVRSGRWQIMINGESYKCIVAEAAKMALGEENIMERIFIVKLLLDANKPNTIAGAVGFSTRENKVHVFKCKTMMVACGGAVNVFRPRSTGEGMGRAWYPVWNAGSTYTMCAEVGAELTMMENRFVPARFKDGYGPVGAWFLLFKAKAMNALGENYMAKNKAMLEEYPPYGLAKVPATCLRNHLMLKEMLDGHGPIIIDTATALQELGKTMDAKQFKHLEAEAWEDFLDMSVGQAGLWAGTNTEPEKVPSEIMPTEPYLLGSHSGCCGIWVSGPNEDWVPADYKWGYNRMTTVNGLFTSGDGVGASGHKFSSGAHAEGRICAKMMARYIRDNAGLKPTLKRSAKELADEIYKPVKTYNQFKGASTMSDVNPNYIKPKHFMLRLIKASDEYGAGANANYMTSGPMLKRCMELLAWLREDSEKMAAGDLHELMRAWEQYHRLGTVEAHIRHMLFREETRYPGFFYRSDFPKVDEVNWKCFVNSKYDPDKKEWSVFKKEWKQIIPD
- a CDS encoding universal stress protein; amino-acid sequence: MGEVDPGKNILLSIDNSENSRRAIRYVANIVGSSGDYRITILNIIEDMGEDFFPSAAERQTHIEKQKQTSAALLAEARNIMREHAVPEECIRTEQVTAPSAYIAESIIRHAQHENKGTVVVGRRGISKKEEFLFGSVSSKIVNYAKDCTVWVVE